Proteins from a single region of Alphaproteobacteria bacterium LSUCC0719:
- the betC gene encoding choline-sulfatase has protein sequence MTSAPSTRSPAPSPSHPNIVLIMADQLAPQFTGAYGNPVVQTPNLDALAARGARFDSAYCNSPLCAPSRASFMTGQLVSRLGTYDNASDFAASVPTFAHYLRQAGYRTCLAGRMHFVGPDQLHGFEERVTTDVYPADFAWVPDWLNADERIDRWYHNMDSVFEAGSAVTAFQIEYDEEVAFAARRRLMQYACDAGAPFALVASFMNPHDPYVALPQFWNLYEDGGIDLPVTDMAAVPQDPFSVRVRDGIGASAVTTSAADIRRARRGYYANVSYVDSKIGEIVRVIEDMGQLDNTIFIVTSDHGDMLGERGLWYKMNFFEHSARVPLVMAGPGIKAGRIDSPCSLVDLLPTMLDFAGASALPMGQPVDGRSLAPMARGGAEDEGTVIGEYCAEMTATPVFMIRRGQWKYIHCDDDPAQLYNLRDDPHEHVNLAADPASAEIASAFAAEVAARWDSAALRDDVIASQAARRVVFDAMQTGRRTDWDYTPPRNAAEEYVRNHIDWTVAAAQTRFPPLAD, from the coding sequence ATGACATCAGCCCCCTCGACCCGGTCTCCGGCACCATCTCCATCGCACCCCAATATCGTTCTGATTATGGCTGATCAGCTGGCGCCGCAATTTACCGGTGCCTATGGGAACCCCGTGGTCCAGACCCCGAATCTGGACGCGCTGGCGGCGCGTGGCGCACGCTTTGATTCGGCCTATTGCAATTCGCCCCTGTGCGCCCCGTCGCGGGCCAGTTTCATGACCGGCCAGCTTGTCAGTCGCCTTGGCACCTATGACAATGCCAGTGACTTTGCCGCTTCCGTGCCGACCTTTGCCCATTATCTGCGTCAGGCCGGATACCGGACCTGCCTTGCCGGGCGGATGCATTTTGTCGGTCCGGATCAGCTCCATGGCTTTGAAGAGCGTGTCACAACGGATGTCTATCCGGCGGATTTTGCCTGGGTGCCTGACTGGTTGAATGCCGATGAAAGGATCGACCGCTGGTACCACAATATGGATTCGGTGTTCGAGGCCGGAAGTGCGGTGACAGCCTTTCAGATCGAATATGACGAAGAGGTTGCGTTCGCGGCCAGACGCAGATTGATGCAATATGCCTGTGACGCGGGCGCGCCCTTTGCGCTGGTTGCCAGCTTCATGAATCCGCATGACCCCTATGTGGCGCTGCCGCAGTTCTGGAACCTGTATGAAGATGGCGGGATCGACCTGCCGGTCACGGACATGGCGGCGGTGCCGCAGGATCCGTTTTCGGTTCGTGTTCGTGACGGCATTGGGGCCAGTGCGGTCACCACCTCGGCTGCCGATATCAGACGGGCGCGGCGTGGCTATTACGCGAATGTGTCATATGTCGACAGCAAGATCGGTGAAATCGTGCGTGTGATCGAGGACATGGGACAGCTCGACAATACGATTTTCATCGTCACGTCGGATCATGGCGACATGCTTGGCGAGCGTGGTCTTTGGTACAAGATGAACTTCTTCGAGCATTCCGCGCGGGTGCCGCTGGTGATGGCGGGTCCGGGTATCAAGGCAGGCCGCATTGACAGCCCCTGTTCACTTGTCGACCTGTTGCCAACAATGCTGGATTTTGCCGGCGCATCCGCTCTGCCGATGGGCCAGCCGGTGGATGGCAGGTCACTGGCGCCGATGGCGCGTGGCGGGGCCGAGGATGAGGGGACGGTGATTGGTGAATATTGCGCCGAGATGACGGCAACCCCGGTGTTCATGATCCGCCGCGGACAGTGGAAATACATTCATTGTGATGACGATCCGGCACAGCTTTACAATTTGCGCGACGATCCGCATGAACATGTCAATCTGGCGGCGGATCCGGCCAGCGCCGAAATTGCATCGGCGTTCGCGGCCGAGGTGGCGGCAAGATGGGACAGTGCCGCGCTTCGCGATGATGTCATTGCCAGCCAGGCGGCGCGACGTGTTGTTTTTGATGCCATGCAGACGGGTCGGCGCACCGATTGGGATTATACACCGCCGCGCAACGCCGCCGAGGAATATGTCCGCAACCATATCGACTGGACGGTCGCAGCGGCGCAGACGCGCTTTCCTCCACTGGCGGATTGA
- a CDS encoding heme lyase CcmF/NrfE family subunit — translation MTSICVAVLPLVGLRFGLASLTALAAPATLLMAAAVSFAFAALVTAFVSSDFSVALVAAHSHSTKPMIYKISGTWGNHEGSLLLWILILVLFGGMLAMRGREMDFGLKTRTLAVQAMVTAGFLAFCLFTSNPFARLDPPPLDGNGLNPILQDPGLALHPPTLYVGYVGLSLAFAFAVAGLIEGRIDRAWARHVRPWISAAWCALTAGIALGSWWAYYELGWGGWWFWDPVENASLMPWLAATALLHSTIVVEQRDRLKSWTVLLAILAFSLSLVGTFIVRSGLLTSVHSFASDPARGVFILGILLAAIGVPLLLFAVRGPQLASRNDHIAISRESGLILNNFLLTAATVVVLVGTFYPLALEMVTGARITVGPPYFDATFNPIMAGLVVAMALGPLLAWRRGTLPSLGTSLRLAAAGAVLAIGAGAMFAEAISAAGLAGLGLLGWLALAIGGDILHRLKPWQRGAGTRAAALPMPVWGMWTAHAGMVVFLVGALGNGLFQTEVIVRAFPGDTVNVAGKTMTLRAVEARQGPNYVTETAIIELRDGTDILAVMTPEKRFYNAERQTTTEAAIRPRLSGDDYAVLGDGDATSGYTLRLYRKPFVSWIWAGAGLMAVGGGLAAIGRRQRRTAMLTGSVRTAT, via the coding sequence ATGACATCAATCTGCGTTGCCGTTCTGCCACTGGTGGGCCTGCGTTTCGGGCTTGCCTCGCTGACGGCGCTGGCGGCCCCGGCGACGTTGCTTATGGCGGCTGCCGTCAGCTTTGCCTTTGCCGCGCTGGTGACAGCCTTCGTTTCGTCCGATTTCTCGGTGGCGCTTGTTGCCGCGCATTCCCACTCGACCAAGCCGATGATCTACAAGATCTCCGGCACCTGGGGAAACCATGAAGGCTCGCTTCTTCTTTGGATCCTGATTCTGGTGTTGTTTGGCGGGATGCTGGCGATGCGCGGACGCGAGATGGATTTCGGACTGAAAACCCGCACGCTTGCCGTCCAGGCGATGGTGACAGCCGGGTTTCTGGCCTTCTGCCTGTTCACGTCGAACCCGTTTGCGCGCCTCGATCCACCGCCCCTTGACGGGAACGGGCTGAATCCGATCCTTCAGGATCCGGGGCTGGCCCTTCACCCGCCGACCCTCTATGTCGGCTATGTCGGCCTGTCACTTGCCTTTGCCTTTGCGGTGGCCGGCCTGATCGAAGGCCGCATCGACAGGGCCTGGGCGCGTCATGTGCGCCCCTGGATCTCGGCTGCCTGGTGCGCCCTGACTGCCGGAATCGCGCTTGGCAGCTGGTGGGCCTATTACGAACTCGGCTGGGGTGGCTGGTGGTTCTGGGACCCGGTTGAAAATGCCTCGCTGATGCCGTGGCTTGCGGCAACGGCGCTTCTTCATTCGACGATTGTCGTCGAACAGCGCGACCGCCTGAAAAGCTGGACGGTACTGCTTGCCATTCTGGCCTTCTCGCTGTCGCTGGTCGGCACCTTCATTGTGCGTTCGGGCCTGCTGACATCGGTTCACAGCTTTGCCAGCGACCCGGCGCGCGGCGTCTTTATTCTCGGCATTCTGCTTGCCGCCATTGGCGTGCCACTGCTGCTGTTTGCGGTTCGTGGCCCACAGCTTGCCAGTCGGAATGACCATATTGCGATCAGCCGGGAAAGCGGACTGATCCTGAACAACTTCCTGCTGACGGCGGCGACCGTGGTGGTGCTTGTCGGCACTTTCTATCCGCTGGCGCTGGAAATGGTGACAGGCGCACGCATCACTGTCGGCCCGCCCTATTTTGACGCCACATTCAACCCGATCATGGCCGGCCTCGTGGTGGCGATGGCGCTTGGCCCCCTGTTGGCATGGCGGCGCGGCACCCTGCCCTCTCTTGGCACCAGCCTCAGGCTGGCGGCGGCCGGGGCCGTCCTCGCCATCGGTGCCGGGGCCATGTTTGCCGAGGCGATCAGCGCCGCCGGGCTTGCCGGGCTTGGCCTTCTTGGCTGGCTGGCGTTGGCCATTGGCGGCGACATCCTGCATCGGCTGAAGCCGTGGCAACGAGGGGCCGGCACGCGCGCCGCGGCGCTGCCGATGCCGGTATGGGGCATGTGGACCGCACATGCCGGCATGGTGGTGTTTCTGGTTGGTGCGCTTGGCAATGGCCTGTTCCAGACCGAAGTGATTGTCCGCGCCTTTCCGGGCGACACGGTCAATGTCGCTGGCAAGACGATGACGCTTCGCGCGGTCGAGGCCCGGCAGGGACCAAATTATGTCACCGAGACCGCGATTATCGAATTGCGTGACGGCACCGACATTCTGGCCGTGATGACGCCGGAAAAGCGCTTTTACAACGCGGAACGCCAGACCACGACAGAAGCTGCCATCAGGCCACGTCTGAGCGGCGATGATTACGCTGTCCTTGGCGATGGTGACGCGACCAGCGGGTACACGCTGCGGCTGTACCGAAAGCCGTTTGTCAGCTGGATCTGGGCCGGCGCGGGGCTGATGGCTGTTGGTGGCGGCCTGGCTGCCATCGGTCGCAGACAGCGGCGCACGGCGATGCTGACCGGTTCGGTCCGGACCGCGACATGA
- a CDS encoding DsbE family thiol:disulfide interchange protein, translated as MSRSGNSKGAGPRLSFIIPFAGFLVLAGFATIALLATLRGDRDISQLPSAMVGKPAPTMMLPSLVNDGRSASASVSAVDFAGSAFLVNVFASWCAPCRAEAPALALLSDSIPIFGIAYKDRPEDTRDFLTEYGNPFSAIGIDRDGDAGMKWGVYGVPETFLVDADGTILLRHAGPIDRRVLDDVLLPAIARLP; from the coding sequence ATGAGCCGATCCGGAAACAGCAAGGGGGCTGGGCCCCGCCTGTCATTCATCATCCCGTTTGCCGGTTTCCTGGTTCTGGCCGGGTTTGCGACCATAGCGCTGCTGGCGACGCTGCGCGGGGATCGCGACATATCGCAGCTTCCCTCGGCGATGGTTGGCAAACCGGCACCGACGATGATGCTGCCAAGCCTGGTGAATGACGGCCGGTCCGCATCTGCATCGGTGTCGGCAGTCGATTTTGCCGGCTCGGCGTTTCTGGTCAATGTGTTTGCCAGCTGGTGCGCGCCCTGCCGCGCCGAAGCGCCTGCCCTGGCCCTGCTTTCGGACAGCATCCCGATCTTTGGCATCGCCTACAAGGACCGGCCCGAGGATACACGTGACTTCCTGACCGAATACGGAAACCCCTTTAGCGCCATCGGCATCGACCGTGACGGGGATGCCGGCATGAAATGGGGTGTCTATGGCGTGCCGGAGACGTTTCTGGTCGATGCCGACGGCACCATTCTGCTGCGTCATGCCGGCCCGATTGACCGACGCGTCCTTGATGATGTGCTGTTGCCAGCAATCGCCAGATTGCCATGA
- a CDS encoding cytochrome c-type biogenesis protein CcmH: protein MVKVGLMLAMMALFTGPLPVAALTPEEMLADPALESRARALSRQLRCLVCQNQSIDDSDAELARDLRIEVRKQLTTGASDDEIIAALRATYGDYVLLNPPVSPGTYILWGAPVAILLAGLAIMLAGRRRRDGDTPPTPDQVDTPDATTIGKTRPVDRRVAVALGSLVIAASLGLYLVLGRADLPSRPLADRGTEIAAALEQASETARDRNDRLQQARDRTARTPDDVGAWLQLAMAAAAAGDGPAEIAALEQADRLTDGDPAIRALRAEAMARAADGQVTIPARRLIADILAVDPVEPRALYLSGLAAYQDEDYAAAVGIWRRLQSLSPPDAPWMTLLAENIDDAARSGGIDPDSFAAAPAGPDAEAVANAAGMSEEERAAMIEGMVEGLAARLAEEPADIEGWRRLIRAYQVLERVDDTQTAMIGLADAMPEDVEAQLSALEHMVMARLEADFIAESRRLLARVETLDPQLPQGLYIRGHFARQDGDTEQARALWEALYSRLPADAPIAPQLRQAIDAL, encoded by the coding sequence ATGGTAAAAGTCGGCCTGATGCTGGCGATGATGGCCTTGTTCACCGGCCCGCTGCCCGTCGCCGCGCTCACCCCGGAAGAAATGCTGGCCGACCCGGCGCTTGAATCGCGCGCACGCGCGCTGTCCAGGCAGCTTCGCTGTCTTGTCTGCCAGAACCAGTCAATCGATGATTCCGACGCCGAACTGGCCCGCGACTTGCGGATCGAGGTACGCAAACAGCTGACAACAGGTGCCAGCGATGACGAGATCATCGCAGCGCTGCGGGCAACCTATGGCGACTATGTCCTGTTGAACCCGCCTGTCTCGCCGGGAACCTATATCCTGTGGGGGGCGCCTGTCGCCATCCTGCTGGCGGGTCTGGCCATCATGCTGGCCGGACGTCGGCGACGCGATGGTGACACACCCCCTACTCCGGATCAGGTCGATACCCCCGACGCCACAACCATCGGCAAGACCAGACCTGTTGACAGGCGCGTCGCAGTGGCACTCGGCAGTCTTGTGATCGCGGCCAGCCTCGGCCTGTATCTGGTGCTTGGCCGCGCTGACCTGCCTTCACGTCCGCTGGCGGATCGAGGCACCGAAATCGCCGCCGCACTGGAACAGGCCAGCGAAACCGCACGGGACCGTAATGACAGGTTACAGCAAGCCCGCGACAGGACCGCCAGGACACCCGACGATGTGGGGGCCTGGCTACAGCTTGCGATGGCGGCAGCGGCGGCTGGCGATGGCCCGGCCGAGATTGCGGCGCTTGAACAGGCCGACAGGCTGACCGATGGTGATCCGGCCATTCGCGCGCTGCGCGCCGAAGCGATGGCGCGTGCCGCCGATGGTCAGGTGACGATCCCGGCACGCCGGCTGATTGCCGACATTCTGGCGGTTGATCCGGTCGAACCACGGGCGCTGTATCTGTCCGGCCTTGCCGCCTATCAGGATGAGGACTACGCCGCCGCTGTCGGTATCTGGCGCAGACTTCAAAGCCTGTCACCCCCGGACGCGCCCTGGATGACGCTGTTGGCCGAGAACATCGACGATGCGGCCCGATCCGGCGGCATTGACCCGGACAGCTTTGCCGCTGCACCGGCTGGCCCGGACGCCGAGGCCGTCGCCAACGCCGCCGGCATGTCCGAAGAGGAACGCGCCGCCATGATCGAGGGCATGGTCGAAGGGCTTGCCGCCAGGCTTGCCGAGGAGCCGGCGGACATCGAAGGCTGGCGACGTCTGATCCGCGCCTATCAGGTACTGGAACGGGTGGATGACACGCAGACGGCCATGATCGGGCTTGCCGACGCCATGCCGGAGGATGTCGAGGCCCAGCTGTCGGCTCTCGAACATATGGTCATGGCCCGGCTTGAAGCCGATTTCATCGCGGAATCTCGGCGACTGCTGGCACGGGTCGAGACACTCGACCCGCAGCTGCCGCAGGGGCTTTATATCAGGGGGCATTTCGCCAGACAGGACGGCGACACCGAGCAGGCACGCGCGCTGTGGGAAGCTTTATATTCCCGCCTTCCCGCCGACGCCCCCATCGCACCACAGCTCCGGCAGGCCATCGACGCGCTCTGA
- the pdeM gene encoding ligase-associated DNA damage response endonuclease PdeM — protein sequence MSNRSIDFAGHGFDLHPSGALLWRDASLLIVGDLHLEKGSSYHRSGQFLPPYDTAQTLARLAAVISELTPQRVLFLGDVFHDGAAWGRMAPPDRQTLSQIIGAHDTIWVEGNHDQSFVPPGHHACHSHEEAGIIFRHIMDESETRPEISAHYHPAGVVTHRGARLRRPCFVQTPSRLVVPAFGVLTGGLDCRDPALAVLHGKATRLFLLGTDNVVAAPPGLAPDPRRRQRGRAAG from the coding sequence ATGTCGAATCGATCAATTGATTTTGCCGGACACGGCTTTGATCTGCACCCGTCAGGCGCATTGCTGTGGCGTGATGCGTCTCTGCTGATTGTCGGTGACCTGCATCTTGAAAAGGGAAGTTCCTACCATCGGTCCGGGCAATTCCTGCCGCCCTATGACACCGCCCAGACACTGGCAAGACTTGCCGCCGTCATTTCGGAGCTGACGCCACAGCGTGTGCTGTTCCTGGGCGATGTGTTCCATGATGGTGCGGCCTGGGGGCGCATGGCACCTCCGGACAGGCAAACGCTGTCGCAGATCATCGGGGCCCATGACACGATCTGGGTTGAAGGCAATCATGACCAGAGCTTTGTGCCGCCTGGCCATCATGCCTGCCACAGTCATGAAGAGGCGGGGATCATCTTTCGACATATCATGGATGAATCGGAAACCCGGCCTGAAATCAGCGCCCACTATCATCCTGCCGGTGTGGTCACCCATCGTGGTGCGCGTCTCAGACGCCCGTGTTTCGTGCAGACCCCCTCGCGATTGGTGGTGCCGGCCTTTGGTGTGCTGACGGGTGGACTGGATTGCCGCGATCCGGCACTTGCGGTGCTGCATGGCAAGGCCACGAGACTGTTTCTGCTGGGCACCGACAATGTGGTTGCCGCGCCGCCGGGACTGGCCCCCGATCCGCGGCGACGACAAAGGGGTCGCGCCGCTGGCTAG
- a CDS encoding ligase-associated DNA damage response DEXH box helicase, whose protein sequence is MVQPVHDTQYRDLQTRLQSHPLTAWLEGRGWRWFDHQVEAAEHALAGRDVVVFAPTGAGKTLAGFLPSFLDIDGRGSSGQLHTIYISPLKALAVDVHRNIAAPIEALDLPVTFETRTGDTPQSRRQRQKRKPPDFLMTTAESLALLLSYEDAGTYFGGLRYIIIDELHAFFDNKRGDLLSLNLARLATLAPRARRIGLSATIDKPKLARDWLCRRGGRIVTVPQAVAPVIDILQTENRIPWSGHMARHALDEVYAQIASARMSVVFVNTRAQAEFVFQRLWQLNDRNLRIAVHHGSLERELRRKVEARMAAGGLDCVVATSSLDLGLDWADVDLVIQVGAPKGVSRLLQRVGRANHRLNEPSRAILVPTNRFEYLECVAAQTEIADNRLDGAAFRRGGFDVLAQHVFGVACSGAFDPEALYDEVIRAAPYADMGRREFDEVVAFVSNGGYALAAYPQYNRLAVLKDGSIALREPRMARQYRMNIGTIVESPMMKVKLRNRTLGSIEENFVVNLSPGDSFLFGGQVLTYEGISNAAVMVSKSRGGEAQIPSYGGGRLPLTTNLSLAVRQLIGNRRAWAGLPDQIRDWLVLHGSRSALPDAKTLLVEIFPHRKRYHTVVYSFAGRNANQTLGFLMLRRMKRAGLRPLGFSMTDYALAVWSLTPPEDVESLLDPDIMTEEFEEWLQDTPLLKRLFRDSAIISGLVERRHPGQVKTGRQILFSSDLIYDVLRRHEPDHILLKAVRRDAMQGLIDAGRLADTLREIAGKIVCRRLDMISPMAVPVIMQIARENTVHSDDGDELLLDMEQDIIRAANVESIN, encoded by the coding sequence ATGGTTCAGCCAGTTCATGACACTCAATATAGGGATCTGCAGACGCGCCTCCAGTCCCATCCGCTGACGGCATGGCTCGAGGGCCGCGGATGGCGCTGGTTCGATCATCAGGTCGAGGCGGCTGAACATGCGCTGGCCGGCCGTGATGTGGTGGTCTTTGCGCCGACCGGTGCCGGCAAGACGCTTGCCGGTTTCCTGCCATCCTTTCTGGATATTGACGGGCGTGGGTCGAGTGGCCAGCTCCATACCATCTATATCTCGCCGCTCAAGGCGCTGGCGGTCGATGTTCATCGCAACATCGCCGCGCCGATCGAGGCGCTTGACCTGCCGGTGACCTTTGAAACGCGAACCGGCGATACCCCGCAATCCCGCCGCCAGCGCCAGAAACGCAAACCGCCCGATTTTCTGATGACAACAGCGGAGTCGCTTGCGCTGCTGTTGTCCTACGAGGATGCGGGAACCTATTTCGGTGGCCTTCGCTACATCATCATTGATGAACTTCACGCCTTTTTCGACAACAAGCGCGGCGATCTGCTCAGCCTCAACCTTGCCAGATTGGCCACGCTGGCACCGCGGGCGCGGCGGATCGGGCTCTCGGCAACCATCGACAAACCGAAGCTGGCACGTGACTGGCTATGCCGACGCGGCGGCAGGATTGTCACGGTGCCGCAGGCGGTGGCCCCGGTCATCGACATCCTGCAGACCGAGAACCGCATTCCCTGGTCGGGTCATATGGCCAGGCACGCGCTTGATGAGGTCTATGCGCAGATTGCCAGCGCCAGAATGAGCGTGGTGTTCGTGAATACGCGGGCGCAGGCGGAGTTTGTGTTTCAGCGGCTGTGGCAGTTGAATGACCGCAATCTAAGGATTGCCGTTCATCACGGTTCGCTTGAGCGCGAACTTCGGCGCAAGGTGGAAGCGCGGATGGCGGCCGGCGGTCTGGATTGTGTGGTGGCGACAAGCTCGCTCGATCTTGGTCTCGACTGGGCGGATGTCGATCTTGTCATCCAGGTTGGCGCGCCAAAGGGTGTCAGCCGCCTGCTGCAGCGTGTGGGGCGGGCCAATCACCGGCTGAATGAACCAAGCCGTGCCATTCTGGTGCCGACAAACAGGTTCGAATATCTGGAATGTGTGGCTGCCCAGACCGAGATTGCCGACAACAGGCTGGATGGCGCGGCCTTTCGGCGGGGCGGGTTTGATGTGCTGGCGCAGCATGTCTTCGGCGTGGCCTGCAGCGGGGCCTTCGACCCGGAGGCACTGTATGACGAGGTCATCCGCGCCGCGCCCTATGCCGATATGGGGCGCCGGGAATTTGACGAGGTGGTGGCATTTGTCAGCAACGGTGGATACGCGCTTGCGGCCTATCCACAATATAACAGGCTGGCGGTCCTGAAGGACGGATCGATTGCGCTTCGCGAGCCACGCATGGCGCGGCAATATCGGATGAATATCGGCACCATCGTTGAATCGCCGATGATGAAGGTCAAGCTTCGCAACCGGACGCTTGGCAGCATCGAAGAGAATTTCGTCGTCAATCTGTCACCGGGCGACAGTTTCCTGTTTGGTGGTCAGGTGCTGACCTATGAAGGCATCAGCAACGCCGCCGTCATGGTGTCCAAATCGCGTGGTGGCGAGGCCCAGATTCCAAGCTATGGTGGAGGCAGACTGCCACTGACGACGAACCTGTCGCTTGCCGTGCGCCAGTTGATCGGCAATCGGCGCGCCTGGGCCGGGCTTCCCGACCAGATTCGCGACTGGCTGGTGCTTCACGGCAGCCGCTCGGCGCTTCCCGATGCGAAGACGCTTCTTGTCGAGATTTTCCCGCATCGCAAGCGTTATCATACTGTTGTCTACAGCTTTGCCGGCCGCAACGCGAACCAGACACTGGGCTTTCTGATGCTGCGGCGCATGAAACGTGCCGGTCTGCGCCCGCTCGGATTCTCGATGACCGACTATGCGCTCGCGGTCTGGTCGCTGACCCCGCCCGAGGATGTTGAAAGCCTCCTCGACCCGGACATCATGACCGAGGAATTCGAGGAATGGCTTCAGGACACCCCGTTGCTGAAGCGCCTGTTCCGCGATAGCGCGATCATCTCGGGACTGGTTGAACGGCGTCATCCCGGTCAGGTGAAGACAGGCCGCCAGATTCTGTTCAGCTCCGACCTGATCTATGACGTGCTGCGCCGCCATGAGCCGGATCACATTCTGCTGAAAGCGGTGCGGCGCGATGCCATGCAGGGGCTGATCGATGCCGGAAGGCTTGCCGATACATTGCGGGAAATCGCCGGAAAGATTGTCTGTCGGCGGCTGGATATGATATCGCCCATGGCGGTGCCGGTGATCATGCAGATCGCCCGCGAGAACACGGTCCACAGTGATGACGGGGACGAATTGCTGCTGGACATGGAACAGGACATCATCCGGGCCGCCAATGTCGAATCGATCAATTGA
- a CDS encoding ligase-associated DNA damage response exonuclease, with protein sequence MNWLNHELYIEPIDAYIDPARPVRRAIITHGHADHARPGHEHVLATPQTIAIMKQRYGANCAGSFQELDFGETLVDGPVTITLFPAGHILGSAQVRLAYQGRVAVVTGDYKTHADSTAQPFELVPCDLFVTEATFGLPVFQHPDPTREIARLLASVEAQPDRCHVIGAYALGKAQRVIKLIREAGYDAPIFLHGAQEKLCAYYAGQGVELGNLQKALDRDRGSFPGHIVIAPPSALRDRWSRRLPDPVVCQASGWMTIRQRAKQSGVELPLVISDHADWNELTATITATGADTVWVTHGREDALVHWCRSQGLKAEPLYMQGREEDAGE encoded by the coding sequence ATGAACTGGCTGAACCATGAACTCTATATAGAACCAATCGACGCCTATATCGACCCGGCACGTCCGGTCAGGCGCGCGATCATCACTCATGGGCATGCCGACCATGCCCGTCCCGGACATGAACATGTGCTGGCGACGCCGCAGACAATCGCCATCATGAAACAGCGATATGGTGCCAACTGCGCTGGATCTTTCCAGGAACTCGACTTTGGCGAAACGCTTGTCGACGGGCCGGTGACAATCACTTTGTTTCCAGCCGGGCATATCCTTGGCAGCGCCCAGGTCAGACTGGCCTATCAGGGCCGTGTCGCGGTTGTGACAGGTGACTACAAGACGCATGCCGACAGCACGGCACAGCCCTTTGAACTGGTGCCCTGCGATCTTTTCGTAACCGAAGCCACCTTTGGCCTGCCGGTGTTCCAGCATCCGGACCCGACGCGGGAAATCGCCCGTCTTCTGGCCTCGGTCGAGGCCCAGCCGGACAGATGCCATGTCATTGGTGCCTATGCGCTTGGCAAGGCACAGCGGGTCATCAAACTGATCCGTGAGGCCGGGTACGACGCCCCGATTTTCCTGCATGGCGCGCAGGAAAAGCTGTGCGCCTATTACGCCGGCCAGGGGGTGGAACTTGGCAATCTGCAAAAGGCCCTCGATCGTGACAGGGGATCATTCCCCGGACATATCGTCATCGCCCCGCCTTCGGCGCTTCGTGACCGCTGGTCGCGTCGCCTTCCCGACCCGGTGGTCTGTCAGGCCTCGGGATGGATGACAATCAGACAACGCGCCAAACAGAGCGGTGTCGAATTGCCGCTGGTGATCTCCGACCACGCCGACTGGAACGAACTGACCGCCACCATTACCGCGACCGGCGCCGACACTGTCTGGGTCACGCATGGCCGCGAGGATGCCCTTGTTCACTGGTGCCGGTCGCAGGGCCTGAAGGCGGAGCCTCTGTATATGCAGGGCCGTGAAGAGGATGCCGGCGAATGA